The DNA region TGGAGGCGTCTGCAGGCCACCCGAGAAGAGCACGAGCGGCCGCGCGGCGCGCCCTCGCACCATCCGGGCCCCGGCCACGGCCCAGCCGCGAAGGCCGTCGAAGGCATCGTCGGGCAGCCCCTGCACCTGCGCGTTCAACGCGGCCTCGAGCGGGTCGAGGAAGTACGGAGCTCGAACGGCTCCGGGAGCACGCTGGGCCGGATACCAGAGATGGACGACGACCTCCCTCACGTCGTTGGGGTCGACGGTGGCCAATTCGGGGCGGGAGGGGTCGGTCAGGTGCAGGACGCGCACACCCACGGCGTGCGGTCCGCCGGGACGACGAGGACCATCCTCGGCGTGAGCGGTACCCGTCGCCAGCGACAGACACAGGCCGGGAACGACGAAAGCAGTGAGGACAACGGCGGCAAGGGACATGAGAGGACTCCTGGCGGCGTCACGCGTGCGCACGGATCGCCGGTTTCGGCCGCCGATCCGGTCAGCGGCTCCTGCCTACTACGCGACATCCGTCGCCAGACCCCGCAGTGGTGTCCCCTGTCGCTCGACACTCGGCCGCCCGTGCAACGCGAGGGGTAGAATCGGGCCGACCCATGCATTCGGCAGAAGACGAGTCCGGACCGACGTCACTGGCCGCCGATGTATACGAGGACCTGAGGCGCCTGGCACGGGCCCGCCTCTCTCGCGAGCGCGCGGGCCATACCCTTCAGGCCACGGCCCTGGTGCACGAGGCCTGGATTCGACTGGCCGACCACAGGCGTGTCGCCTGGCAGAACCGATCCCATTTCCTGGCGATCGCCGCGCAGTGCATGCGTCGGCTGCTTGTGGACCACGCGCGGGCCCGCGGTCGGGACAAGCGTGGCGGTGACTGGGAACGGGTGACGCTGGAGGACGTGGGTGGCCATCCCGACGGCCTCGACCCGGCCGACGTGATGGCCCTGGACGAGGCGCTCGAGCAGCTGGGACGCCTCGACCCGCGACAGGCGCAGGTGGTCGAACTGCGCTTCTTCGGGGGCCTGAGCGTGCCGGAGGTGGCCGAGGTGCTCGGCCTGTCGCGACGAACGATCGAGGACGACTGGACCCACGCGCGGGCCTGGCTGCGCCGCGCCCTCGCGAGCCGATCATGAACGCTGCGCGCCACGCCCGCGCCAAGTCGATCTTCCTCGAGGCCAGTCGCTGCGCGCCCGAAGAGCGCCCAGCCCTGCTGGCGCGCCTGTGCGGCGACGACACCGGACTGCGCGCGGAGGTCGAAGGCCTGCTGGGCTTCCACGACGACCGTACGGACGGAGGGTGGGACGCCTCGTCGCCGGCTCCGCCGCCCATCGTCGTGCGGCACCACGAGGTCGCGACGGGCGAGCTCTCGCCGGGCGATCTGTTCGCGGGCCGCTACCGCATCGATGCCTGCATCGGGCGCGGTGGGATGGGGGCCGTCTACAAGGTCTTCGACACGCTGCTCGCCCTTCCGGTCGCGCTGAAGGTGGTTCACACGCACGCCGACCGTGACGGCAACCGGCTCCTCCAGGAGGTGCGGCTCGCGCGGGCCATCACGCACCCGGCCGTGTGCCGGACGTACGATGCCGGGGAAGTCGAGGGACGCCGGTACTTCACCATGGAGTACGTGGACGGCGAGGACCTCGCGACGCTGTTGCGCCGCGTCGGCCGGTTGCCCCCGTCGCGGGTGGCGACGCTCGCCCGGCAGCTCTGCGCCGGACTGGCCGCGGCGCACGCGCGAGGGGTGCTGCATCGCGACCTGAAGCCCGCCAACGTCATGCTGGACCGGCGGGGCGACATCCGCATCACCGATTTCGGCATCGCGGTGGCGATGGGCCCGTCGACACCCGGCCGGCAGATGGCGGGCACGCCCGCCTACATGGCGCCCGAGGTCCTCGCCGGAGGGCCAGCCTCGCAGGCCAGTGACGTCCATGCCCTCGGCATCGTCCTCTATGAACTCCTGACCGGCGCACATCCGGCCAGCGCCGCGGCGCACCCCGGCGCGCCGATCCCGCGCCCCTCGCAATTGGTGAGCGACGTGCCGGCGGGCCTCGACGAGGTCATCATGGCGGCCTTGGCCCCGGTGTCGGCCCGGCCCGCGTCGGCCCTCGCACTGGCCGCCGCCCTTCCTGGCGGCGACGTGCTGGCCCTGGCCAGGGATGCCGGCCTGACACCCCCGCCGCAGGTGGTGGCTGGGGCGGGTGGCCTTGGTGCGCTCGCCGGGGGCGAGGCCCGTCGATGGCTCGCGGTCTGGGCCATCGGCCTGGTAATCGTGATGGGCGCACCCGGCCGGCGCGCCCTCGACCGCCTGCCGATGGAAGACCCACCGGCGGTGCTGGCCGCGCAGGCCGAGGCTCGGCTTCGGACGGTGGCGGCCTTTGCGCGTCCGGCGCGCTGGACGCATCGCTTTCAGCCCGCCGGGGCCTCTGGTCTCGAGTGGATGGCGCCTGCCGGCGATCCGGCGGAGGGCGCATGGGTCGTCTATCGGGAAGGCCCGGCCTCGGCAGCATCGGGCGGCAGTCACGCGGGCAGGCGAGACGACCTGTCGGTGGACACCCCGATGCCCGTGACCCCGGGCAGTGCCGCGGTGGCGGTCAACGCGCGCGGCCACCTGCGTCGGCTCCGGATCGTGCCTCTCAGGACGCCGGCGGCAGACGCGAGTGCGGCCGTCTCCTCGCCGTGGGCGGCACTGTGGGCGTGGAGTGGCATCGATCCGGCGAGCGTGGTGACCGAGACGGCGACCGGCACCGAGCCACAGCCCTTCGCCGACCGGGTATGGGCCTGGACCGGACGGCTCACCACTGGGGCCCAGGTGCGGATCGAGGCCGCCACGCTGGGCGGAACGCTCACGATGTTCCGGGTGCTGCCGCCGGGGTCGTCGGTGGTGACGGACGGCGTGTCAGGCGCAGATGCGGGCACCGTCGTGCCGATCGTGCTCGCGCTGGCGCTCACTGCAGGCGGCCTCGCGCTGGCCTGGCGCAACGTTCGCAGCGGGCGCGGCGATGGCGTCGGCGCGACGCGCCTGGGGGGGTTCACCTTCGTGGTCCTGTCCGGCACGGCGCTGCTCGATGCCGACTGGCGGGTGCTCGGCACCGATCCGCAGCTTCCCTGGACGGTTGCAGGGATGGCGATGGTCGGCGCAGCGCTGACCGGCATCTTCTACCTCGCCTCGGAGCCGACGGTCCGGCGGCACTGGCCGGAAAGCCTGGTGGCCTGGACGCGGTTGATGGCCGGGCGGGTGCGGGATCCCCGGGTCGGCCGGGAGGTGCTGGTCGGGGCGACGATGGCCGTGGCACTCGCCGCGCTCGGCGGGCTCCTGCCGGCCGCAGCGGTGCCCCCGAGCCCTCAGGATCTGGACGCAGCCGGCGCGCTGATGGGAAGCCGCCACCTGGTGGCGGCGTGGCTGGACCTGCTGCCGCGGTCGGTGCTGGGCGGCATGATCCACGCCGTGCTGTTCGCGTTGGCGGTGCGGGGGCTCGGCCGCCGGGACCTGGCCGTGGTGGCGTCGGGTGGGCTGTTCGTATTGCTGGGGGCGCTGTCGGGCTCGACCGGCGCGGCGCTGGTGATCGAGGCGCTGCTGTCGGGGGTCCGGCTCGTGCTGCTCACTCGCGTGGGCCTGCTCGCACTCGTCGGGCATCTGTACTCCCTGCAGGTCGTTACCAGCCTCCCCCTGGCCCTCCGGGTGGACTGGCGCCTCGAGTACTCGCTGACGACAGCGCTGATGCTGACGGCGCTGGTGATCACCGCCGCTCGAGTGGCCATCGGGCGTTCCGGGTTCGCGGCCGAGAGGACGGCCACTGCCCCGTCCCCTCGGGCCTGACTGGCGCCAACCGGACCGAATCGGCTATCATTCCAAGTTCGCTGGCGCCCGATGGACGGGGGCCATGCACGTCGACGGACTGGTGCCCCTGCCGGGGATGTCTGGGCCGATCGCGGAGGACGTACCGTGGCATTGACGAAGGACCGCAAGACCAACCTGATCGAGGATTTCCGCCAGCACGAGTCCGATACGGGCTCTCCCGAAGTGCAGGTGGCCATCCTGAGCGAGCGCATCACGTACCTGACCGAGCACTTCAAGACGCACGCGAAGGACCACCACTCCCGCCGTGGCCTCCTGAAGCTGGTGGGCCAGCGTCGCCGGTTGCTCGATTACGTGAAGGCCAAGAACACCGACCGCTACGCCCAGCTGATCAAGCGCCTGGGCATCCGCAAGTAGCGAGCCACACCATGGGACGGGAGCCGTGCTTCCGTCCCTTCGTGTTTGGCACGCTCACCGACCGCGCGCGGCTCGTGGCAGGCCCGGCAGTTCTCCCGCCGTGCGGCCCCACTCGGGCGCGATTGCCGTACCGCACACCGCCAGGGCAGACAGGTCCCCTGGCAAGGACATGACAGGGAACCCCATGCACACACGCAGTCTCGAGCTCGGATCCCGGGCTCTCTCGTTCGAAACCGGCAAGCTCGCCAAGCAGGCCGACGGCTCCGTCCTCGTCCGGATGGGCGACACCGTCGTCCTCGTCAGCGCCTGCCACGCCGCGTCGCCGCGCCAGGGCATCGACTTCCTGCCGCTGACGGTGGACTACCGCGAGTTCACCTACGCCTCGGGTCGCATCCCGGGCGGCTTCTTCAAGCGCGAAGGCAAGCCGACCGAGAAGGAAGTGCTCACCAGCCGCCTGATCGACCGGCCGATCCGCCCGCTCTTCCCGGCCGGCTGGGCGTTCGAGACGCAGGTCATCGCGATGGTGATCTCGGCCGACACCGACTACGACTCCGACGTCCTGGCGGTGACCGGCGCGGGCTGCGCGCTGGCGCTGTCGGAGATGCCGTTCCTCAAGACCATCGCCGGCGTCCGCGTCGGCCAGGTGGACGGCCAGTACGTGATCAACCCGACCTTCGCGCAGCGCAAGCAGAGCGCGCTCGACCTGATCATCGCCGGGAGCGCCGACGCGATCATGATGGTGGAGGCCGGGGCGCAGGAGGTCAGCGAGGAGACGATGGTGGGCGCGCTCGACGCGGGCCACGCCGCCATCAAGCAGATCGTCGCGACGATCGACGACCTCGCCAAGGCCGCCGGCAAGAAGAAGATCGTGATGCCCGTCAAGGAAGTCGCCCACGACTTCTACCGCGAGGTCGAGGAGAAGGTGTACCTGCCCCTCGCCGACGCGATGCGCATCAAGGACAAGCTCGAGAACTACAGCCGCGTCGACCAGGTGCTGGCCGACCTGGTCGCCTCCATCCCCGAGGAAGAGGTCGAGCGTCGCGTCGAGGCCAAGAAGATCTTCAAGGGCCTGAAGGAAAAGGTCATGCGCGACGAGGCCCTCGAGCGCGGCAAGCGCCTCGACGGCCGCTCGTTCGAGCAGATCCGCCCGATCTGGACCGAGGTCTCGGTGCTTCCCCGCGTGCACGGCTCGGCCGTCTTCACGCGTGGCGAGACGCAGGCCCTCGTCACCGCCACCCTCGGCACTGCGGACGACCAGCAGAAGATCGAGACGATGGACGGCGAGACCTACAAGCGCTTCATGCTCCACTACAACTTCCCGCCGTTCTCGGTGGGTGAGGTGGGCTTCATGCGCGGCCCGGGCCGCCGCGAGGTGGGCCACGGCGCCCTCGCCGAGCGCGCCCTCGCCCCGGTCATCCCGGCCGAGGCCGACTTCCCGTACACCGTCCGCGTCGTCTCCGACATCCTCGAGAGCAACGGCTCCTCGTCGATGGCCAGCGTCTGCGGCGGGTCGATGGCGATGATGGACGCGGGCGTGCCGCTGCGCGCGCCGGTGGCCGGCGTCGCCATGGGCCTCATCATGGACGAGGCCACCGGCAAGTACGCGGTGCTGACCGACATCGCCGGCGCCGAGGACCACTACGGCGACATGGACTTCAAGGTGGCCGGCACCGCGCAGGGCATCACCGCCCTGCAGATGGACATCAAGGTCTCCGGCATCACGATGGAGATCATGCGCCAGGCGCTCGCCCAGGCGCTGAAGGGCCGCCTCGAGATCCTCGGCAAGATGGCCGAGTCGATCGCGGCGCCGCGCACCCAGACCTCGCAGTGGGCGCCGCGCATCGTGTCGATCAGGATCCCGGTCGACAAGATCCGCGACGTCATCGGGCCCGGCGGCAAGATGATCCGCAGCATCATCGACCGCACCGGCGTCAAGATCGACGTCGAGGACGATGGCCGCATCAACGTGGCGAGCAACGACGAGGCCTCCGCGGCCCGCGCCCTGGCGATCATCCAGGAACTCACCGCGACGCCCGAGGTCGGCAAGACCTACATGGGCAAGGTGCAGCGCATCGCCGACTTCGGCGCGTTCGTCGAGATCATGCCGGGCGTGGACGGCCTCCTGCACGTGTCGGAGATCGCCCTGCACCGCGTGAAGGACGTGCGCGACGAGCTGAAGGAAGGCGAGCAGCTCCTCGTGAAGGTGCTCAACGTCGACCCCTCGGGCAAGATTCGCCTGAGCCGCAAGGCCCTCCTCCAGGAGGAGCAGCCGAAGGCCGAATAGTTCGGCAGTCGGCAGTCGGCAGTCGGCGACGGCCGTCCAAGGGCGCTTCCCCTCCGGGGTTGCGCCCTTCGGCTTTTCGCCTGACCATTGGGCGTCAGTTCCGGCCTCCCCCGGCACGCGGCATTGTCGACCGACCGTCAGTCCTTCCCCACCGTGCCGTCCCTCGCCACCGAGGCCGACGCCACCGCGCACGCCGGCGGCGCGGTGGTGCACGACCTCGGGCTGGGCGCCCCCCGCCGCATCGGGCCGTACACGATCACCGGCGTGCTCGGCACCGGCGGCATGGGCGTGGTGTACCGCGCCACGCAGGAAGAGCCGCTGCGGCGCGAGGTGGCGCTCAAGCTGGTGCGCCGCGGCCTGGACACCGAGCGGCTGATCGCGCGGTTCGACGCCGAGCGACTCGTCCTCGCGCGCATGAACCACTCCGGCGTCGCGCGCGTGTTCGACGCCGGCGCCACCGTCGACGGGCGACCGTACTTCGTCATGGAACTGGTGCAGGGCCTGCCCCTCACCGAGTACTGTGACGCACGCCGCGCGCCGCTGCGCGAGCGCCTCGGCCTGTTCGTCAGCACGTGCCGCGCCGTGCAGCACGCGCACCAGAAGGGCATCGTCCACCGCGACCTCAAGCCCTCGAACATCCTCGTGTCCGACGAGGAGGGCGCACCGACCACCAAGGTGATCGACTTCGGCATCGCCAAGGTGGTGGCCGATGACGGCCCGGACCGTCACCTGCTGACGCGAGAGGGACAGTTCGTCGGCACGCCGGAGTACATGAGTCCGGAACAGGCTGGCGTGCTCGAGGCCGACGTCGACACGCGCACCGACGTCTACGCACTCGGCGTCGTGCTGTACGAACTGCTGGCGGGCCGCAAGCCGCACCGCTTCACCTCCGGCACGCGCGACCAGCTGCACAGCGTGCTGCGCGATGCGTCCGTGGCGCGACCGAGCACCGCCGTGGGCGTCGCCCCGGCGCGCGCCAGGTTCACGGCCGCCCCGGCGCCTGCGCCTGGCGAGTGGCTGGCGATCGCCGCAGCGCGACAGACCACGCCCGAGCGCCTGCGCCGGCTGCTGGCCGGCGACCTCGACACGATCGTGCTCAAGGCGATGGCCTTCGAGCCGGCGCGGCGCTACGGCTCGGTCGACCAACTGGCCGACGACGTCGAGCGATACCTGCAGGGCGAGCCGGTCCTCGCCCGACCGGATTCGTGGGCGTACCGGACGCGCAAGTTCATCGGCCGTCACCGGTTGGCCGTGGCGGGCGCCGCCCTCGCGGCCGTGGCGCTGATCGCCGTCTCGGCGGTCACCGCCATCCAGTCGGCGCGCGTGGCTCGCGAGCGCGATCGAGCCGAACAGGCGCTGGCGCGCGCGTCGGCGGTGAACCGGTTCCTCGTGGACATGTTCGGCCAGGCCGACCCGCGGCAGGCCCTCGGCGAGTCCCTCACGGCCGAGCAGATGCTGGAACGTGCGGCGACGCGCCTCCAGACGACCATGCGAGGCGAGCCGCAGGTACGCGGCGAGCTGCTGCAATCGCTCGCGGACGTCTACAAGCAGCTCGGCAAGTACGACGTGTCCGAGCGGCTCAACGCCGAAGCCGTGGTGATGCGCCGCGGCGGTGATGCGCTCGTCCTGGCCGACAGCCTCGACGCGCTCGGCGACGTGCGTCGCTATGCAGGTCGGCCCGACGAGGCGGTGCCGCCTCTCGAGGAAGCCCTGGCGATCAGGCGCCGCCTGCTGCCCGCCGTCCACCGCGACGTCGCCGAGACGTACAACAACCTCGGACTCGTGCGCCAGGCGCAGGGCCGCCATGCAGAGGCCGAGGCGCTGCATCGCACGGGCCTGGCGATGTGGGAACAGCTGCAGGCGAGGGAAGAGGGCGAGGATCTCGTCGCGCTCGGGCTCACCAACCTCGGGCGCGCCGTGCGCGCCCAGGGTCGCAGCGAGGAAGCCGCGGCGCTCTTCCAGCGCGCACTCGACATCCGGCGACGGGTCCTGCCCGCCAACAACCCACGGATCGGCAGCAGCCTGTCGTACCTGGGACTGACGCACCTCGACGCCAATCGTCCGGCCGAGGCTCTCGTGCTCTTCAAGCAGGCGCTGGCCATCAGGGAGGCGACGCTGGGTGGGAAACACCCACAGACCCAGCAGTCGCGCGTGCAGGTCGCGCGCGCCTCATGGCGACTGGGCGACGTGCCGACGGCCCGGCGCGAGGCCGGCGCCGTCGTCTCGGCGGCCGTGGGCAACCCCAATGCGTCACCGGTCACGGTGGGCGAGGCCCGCGTGCTGTTGGCGCATGTCGCCCTTGCCGCCGGCCAGGCAACGCAGGCACGTGCAGAACTGACCGAGGCGCGTCGTCTGCTGGCCGGTGACCGCGGCGGCTCGCTGCGTCCCGAGGTGGACGCACTCGCCGCACGCCTCGATGCGCGTCCCTGACGCGGTCACCGCCCGCGACGCACGCCCTCGCCCGTCACGCCGGGCCGGCGTGGGTGGCGGGCTGCGCCGACTGGCGCCGGGCTGGGCGATACTGGCCGACGCGACCGACCCACAGGTCCTGCGGCAGAGGTCGGCGAGCACCGGCGTGGACGGCCGCCGCATCAAACGACGAGACCCGCGATGAACACGACGAAGACGGCGACCGACCATGGCCGCGGGACCACGAGGCGCGCGGTGCTGCAGCGACTGGCGGCGACCTGCTGGGCCGGCCTCGCCGTGCAGCCGGCGCCGGAGCCGGCCGGGCGTCGCAGCTTCACGATCACGGCGCGCAAGTACGCGTTCGAGCCCGAGGTGATCGACGTGCGCCGCAACGACGTGGTGCGACTCACCATCACTTCCGCCGACATCGCCCACAGCTTCACCGTGGATGCCTATCGCATCCAGAAGCGCATCCCGCCGGGCGGCAGCGTCACGTTCGAGTTCCGCGCCGACGAGGTCGGTCGCTTCCCGTTCTACTGCAGCATGCGCGCCGACGAGGGCTGCCAGGAGATGCAGGGCGAGTTGATCGTGCGGTAGCGCACGCCAGCACAAGGGACAAGGGACGAGCGAACAGTCACAAGGGGGGCACGGGACGAGGGCCCCCCGGCCCCTTTCCCTCGCCCCTGATGACCCTCGTGACTGGTCCTCTTGGCCCTCGTCCCTGGAAGCCTTGTGACTGGTCCCCTCGTGACTGGTCCCCTCGTCTCTGGTCTCTCGTCTCTCGTCCCTGGTCCCTTGTAACCCTTGTGACTCGTCTCTCGTCTCTCGTCCCTGGTCCCTTGCAGCCCTTGTGACTCGTCCCTCGTCCCTCGTCACTTGTGCAGCGTGCTCTTCGCCGTCTCGAGGTACTGCGTCCAGTCGTAGCGGTTGATGTCGTGGCCGCCCGTGCGCACGTGATAGCGCACGCGCCGGCCCACGGGCGCATCGACCGGCGGCATCTCCGTCACGTCCCCCAGGCCGGTGCCGCCGAGGAACCGCCAGGCCGGGTCGGCCGCCAGGGTGGCGAGGAATTCGCCGCGGGGATCGGCCCATCGATCGTCGACCGCACTGGCGACGTGCAGCGCGCGTGGCGCGACCAGCGCGAGCAGCTGGTGCTGGTCGACGGGCATCTCGGCCTCGCGGCCAGCCCACGACGCGGCATTGCCGCAGAACCAGTGCGGGAAGCTCGACGTGATGCGGCCGATCGTCTCCCCGTAGATGCGGCGGCTCAGCGCCGCACCGGCGCACCCCGAGTCGTTGGACACGACCATCGCGAAGGCCTCGTCCTGCACCCCGGCCCAGAGCGCCGCCTTGCCCAGGCGGCTGTGCCCGATCACGATGGCCCGCGACGCATCGAGGCCAGGAACGCCGGTCGCGGCGGCGCGCATCTGCGACAGCCCCCATGCCCACATGCCGATCGCCCCCCACCGTTCGCGCACCGGGATGCGGTCCTGCAGGCCATCGGCCAGCGGCGCGATGCCGTCGCGGACCACGGCCGGGTCGTCGGGTGCGAAGTCGCCGTAGTACGCCGTCATCAGCGCGCAGTCCCGCTCGATGATCAGGTCGACCGGCCAGCGTCGCGCCATCGTGCCGCGCGACCGCTCCGTGGCGCGGTGTTGGACGATCCCGTTGGCCTCGCTCGCGCGCATCCAGCGCCGGTTGAGGACGATGCCCGGATCAGGATCGACCGCATGGTTGCCGTAGTAGTTCAGGCCGACGAACACGGGCACCCGTCGGCCGTGCGCGGGCCGGTAGACGAGCACGTCCACCGAGGCCTTCCCCACCCAGTCGAGCCGCAGTTGCTGCCGGAGGGCGCGGCCGTCGAGCACGGGCACCGGCGCATCGATGGCCGTCACCGTGCACGCGGCGAGCCCTCGCGGAGTGCGGCCGTACATCTGCGCCGCGAACGTGTCGAGCAGCTCCACGCGGCGGGCCTGCCAGTCGTCCCGACCTCGCAGCGGCCGGCCCGCGGCATCGACGAGCAGCGGCGGCAGCGTGTACGGCGGCACCTTCGCCTCGTCGTAGTTGGCGTCGTCCTGCGCGTGCAGTCGGGTGCCGAGCAGGGTGGCGAGCGTCGTGGCGGTGAAGGCGCGGCGGGTGATCATGACTCGGGGCTCAGGGCTCAGGGCTCAAGGCCCAGGGCCCAGGGCCCAAGGCCCAAGGCCCAAGGCCCAAGGCCCAGGGCCCAGAGAGCATAACGCGGGGCCGAGGTCGCACAGGTGACCGGCCGCCGGCTACGGGCGGCCCGCGGGATCGGTCGATTGCGCCGCGCGGCGCGCGGCGGCGATGCGCTGCGGGATCGGTGGATGCGTGAGGAAGAACGCACGGGTGAGCAGCGAGTCCTCCTCGCTGGCCAGGTTGCGCGCCCCCAGACGCGTGAGCACGCGCTCGAGCACCTCCGGGCGGCCGGTGAGGTCGAGGGCGAAGGCGTCGGCCTCGGCCTCGTGCAGCCGGGACTGGGCGAGCAGCCACGGGCGTGCGGCCAGCCAGGCCAGGCCCGCGCCCACCAGCATCCAGGCCACCGACGCCGGATCGGTGATGCCGCCCGTGCGGCCCACCCAGCGGGCCGGTCCCGCGGCGCCCGCCTGGGCGGCAAGCACCGCGAGCACCAGCACGGCGGCCTGCGCCCGCACCCGGGTCCACGTGTGGCCGTGGGCGTGGTGACCGAGCTCGTGCGCCACCACCACGTCCATCTCGTCGGGCGGGCATCCTGCGACCAGGGTGTCCGAGAGCAGCAGCCGTCGCGGCCCGAGCACGCCGACCAGCGCCGCGTTGGCGTGATCGCCCTGCTCGGCGAAGACCCACTCGTGCAGGCCAGCGAGGCGCAGCCCGGCCCGAGAGGCGAGGGCGTGCAGACGACCCGTGGTCGTCTCGTCGCTCATCGGCCGCACCCGCGGCGACAGCAGGATCAGCCACGGCGCCAACAGCATGACGGCCCCCGCCACGACGAGCAGCAACGCCGCCGTCGCCAGTCCGCCAAGCCACGGCGTGAACTGCGAGAGCGCGGCGAACACCCACCAGCCGAGTGCACCTCCTGCCACAGTGGCAAGACCGTGCCGAAGGCGCTCACGCGCGAGGTGGCGTGCCGACACCACGGGCAGGTTGTAGCGCGCCGCTAGTCCGCCCAGTCGGCGGTTGGCGAAGGGGGCGGCCGCCAACGCTGCGAGCGCCAGGCTGGCCGCGATGACCGCGGCAGCGGCCAGGCCCTGAAGCGGCCCGGGGAGCGGTGCAGCAGGCGCGAGGGCCGCGGCGCCCGTCACGCGGCGGGCGATGGCGACGGGAAGGGGGCTGCAGGCCATCGCGAGGAGCACCACGCCGGCTGCCGTCACCTCCAGCAGCCGGAGGCCGCGCTCGGCGCGGCGATAGCGAGTGCCCTTGTCTTCGTTCACGGGAAACCGGCGGCGGCCGCCAGGCGACGGCCCCGGCGGGGAGCCGCAACCTGACGCCCGCAGCCGCCTAGTGGGTCAGATCGAGCCGGAGCACCTTGGACACGCCCGGCTCCTCCATCGTCACCCCGTACAGGCGGTCGGCGATCTCCATCGTCTTGCGGTGGTGCGTGATGAGCACGAACTGCGTGTGGTCCTGCATGCTGCGCAGCATCTCCACGAACCGGCCGATGTTGGCGTCGTCGAGCGGCGCGTCGATCTCGTCGAGGAGGCAGAACGGGCTCGGGCGGTACTTGAAGATGCCGAACATCAACGCCATCGCGGTCAGGGCCTTCTCGCCGCCCGACAGCAGTTGCACGTTCTGCAGGCGCTTGCCGGGCGGCTGCGCGACGATGTCGATGCCGCTCTCGAGCACGTCCTCCTGATCGAGGAGCACGAGGCCGGCGCGCCCTCCCCCGAACAGCGTGGTGAACATCACTTCGAAGTTGGCGTTGACGGCCGCGAACGCCTCGGCGAACCGCTCGCGCGTCGTCTTGTCGATGCGCGCGATGGCCTCGCCCGTCGATGCGATGGCGTCGATGAGGTCCTTGCGCTGGCCCGTGAGGAACCCGTGGCGCTGCTCGAGCTCGTCGAACTGCTCGATGGCCATCATGTTGACGGCGCCGAGCGCCGCGATGCGCGCCTTGAGCCGCGTGATGGCCTGCTCGGCGCTGAGGACCGGTGGCGGCGGTTCGACGGCGGCCTCTGCGGCGGCATCGCTTGCCTCGCCGGCCGCACTGCCGGCCTCCGCCGACGCATCGG from Luteitalea sp. TBR-22 includes:
- a CDS encoding serine/threonine-protein kinase, with translation MPSLATEADATAHAGGAVVHDLGLGAPRRIGPYTITGVLGTGGMGVVYRATQEEPLRREVALKLVRRGLDTERLIARFDAERLVLARMNHSGVARVFDAGATVDGRPYFVMELVQGLPLTEYCDARRAPLRERLGLFVSTCRAVQHAHQKGIVHRDLKPSNILVSDEEGAPTTKVIDFGIAKVVADDGPDRHLLTREGQFVGTPEYMSPEQAGVLEADVDTRTDVYALGVVLYELLAGRKPHRFTSGTRDQLHSVLRDASVARPSTAVGVAPARARFTAAPAPAPGEWLAIAAARQTTPERLRRLLAGDLDTIVLKAMAFEPARRYGSVDQLADDVERYLQGEPVLARPDSWAYRTRKFIGRHRLAVAGAALAAVALIAVSAVTAIQSARVARERDRAEQALARASAVNRFLVDMFGQADPRQALGESLTAEQMLERAATRLQTTMRGEPQVRGELLQSLADVYKQLGKYDVSERLNAEAVVMRRGGDALVLADSLDALGDVRRYAGRPDEAVPPLEEALAIRRRLLPAVHRDVAETYNNLGLVRQAQGRHAEAEALHRTGLAMWEQLQAREEGEDLVALGLTNLGRAVRAQGRSEEAAALFQRALDIRRRVLPANNPRIGSSLSYLGLTHLDANRPAEALVLFKQALAIREATLGGKHPQTQQSRVQVARASWRLGDVPTARREAGAVVSAAVGNPNASPVTVGEARVLLAHVALAAGQATQARAELTEARRLLAGDRGGSLRPEVDALAARLDARP
- the pnp gene encoding polyribonucleotide nucleotidyltransferase, with translation MHTRSLELGSRALSFETGKLAKQADGSVLVRMGDTVVLVSACHAASPRQGIDFLPLTVDYREFTYASGRIPGGFFKREGKPTEKEVLTSRLIDRPIRPLFPAGWAFETQVIAMVISADTDYDSDVLAVTGAGCALALSEMPFLKTIAGVRVGQVDGQYVINPTFAQRKQSALDLIIAGSADAIMMVEAGAQEVSEETMVGALDAGHAAIKQIVATIDDLAKAAGKKKIVMPVKEVAHDFYREVEEKVYLPLADAMRIKDKLENYSRVDQVLADLVASIPEEEVERRVEAKKIFKGLKEKVMRDEALERGKRLDGRSFEQIRPIWTEVSVLPRVHGSAVFTRGETQALVTATLGTADDQQKIETMDGETYKRFMLHYNFPPFSVGEVGFMRGPGRREVGHGALAERALAPVIPAEADFPYTVRVVSDILESNGSSSMASVCGGSMAMMDAGVPLRAPVAGVAMGLIMDEATGKYAVLTDIAGAEDHYGDMDFKVAGTAQGITALQMDIKVSGITMEIMRQALAQALKGRLEILGKMAESIAAPRTQTSQWAPRIVSIRIPVDKIRDVIGPGGKMIRSIIDRTGVKIDVEDDGRINVASNDEASAARALAIIQELTATPEVGKTYMGKVQRIADFGAFVEIMPGVDGLLHVSEIALHRVKDVRDELKEGEQLLVKVLNVDPSGKIRLSRKALLQEEQPKAE
- a CDS encoding ECF-type sigma factor is translated as MHSAEDESGPTSLAADVYEDLRRLARARLSRERAGHTLQATALVHEAWIRLADHRRVAWQNRSHFLAIAAQCMRRLLVDHARARGRDKRGGDWERVTLEDVGGHPDGLDPADVMALDEALEQLGRLDPRQAQVVELRFFGGLSVPEVAEVLGLSRRTIEDDWTHARAWLRRALASRS
- the rpsO gene encoding 30S ribosomal protein S15; amino-acid sequence: MALTKDRKTNLIEDFRQHESDTGSPEVQVAILSERITYLTEHFKTHAKDHHSRRGLLKLVGQRRRLLDYVKAKNTDRYAQLIKRLGIRK
- a CDS encoding serine/threonine-protein kinase, which produces MNAARHARAKSIFLEASRCAPEERPALLARLCGDDTGLRAEVEGLLGFHDDRTDGGWDASSPAPPPIVVRHHEVATGELSPGDLFAGRYRIDACIGRGGMGAVYKVFDTLLALPVALKVVHTHADRDGNRLLQEVRLARAITHPAVCRTYDAGEVEGRRYFTMEYVDGEDLATLLRRVGRLPPSRVATLARQLCAGLAAAHARGVLHRDLKPANVMLDRRGDIRITDFGIAVAMGPSTPGRQMAGTPAYMAPEVLAGGPASQASDVHALGIVLYELLTGAHPASAAAHPGAPIPRPSQLVSDVPAGLDEVIMAALAPVSARPASALALAAALPGGDVLALARDAGLTPPPQVVAGAGGLGALAGGEARRWLAVWAIGLVIVMGAPGRRALDRLPMEDPPAVLAAQAEARLRTVAAFARPARWTHRFQPAGASGLEWMAPAGDPAEGAWVVYREGPASAASGGSHAGRRDDLSVDTPMPVTPGSAAVAVNARGHLRRLRIVPLRTPAADASAAVSSPWAALWAWSGIDPASVVTETATGTEPQPFADRVWAWTGRLTTGAQVRIEAATLGGTLTMFRVLPPGSSVVTDGVSGADAGTVVPIVLALALTAGGLALAWRNVRSGRGDGVGATRLGGFTFVVLSGTALLDADWRVLGTDPQLPWTVAGMAMVGAALTGIFYLASEPTVRRHWPESLVAWTRLMAGRVRDPRVGREVLVGATMAVALAALGGLLPAAAVPPSPQDLDAAGALMGSRHLVAAWLDLLPRSVLGGMIHAVLFALAVRGLGRRDLAVVASGGLFVLLGALSGSTGAALVIEALLSGVRLVLLTRVGLLALVGHLYSLQVVTSLPLALRVDWRLEYSLTTALMLTALVITAARVAIGRSGFAAERTATAPSPRA